The genomic DNA AGGTCCAGTCCAGTTCGCGTAGGGCCTCTGGGTCGGTCCCCCCAGCACCGCCCGCGGCGGCCGCCATCCACGCCAGCGAGGTGCCCTCCGTGAACTCGTAGCGCGTGACGGGCACGCCGTCGAACGTCTCCTGTCCGCGGGCGACGAGCCCGTCCGTGTCGGCCGCGTCGTAGAGGCCGCCGTACGCGAGACTGGTGGCCACGAAGTCGGTGTCGCCGGCCGTGCTCGTGTAGACGGTCTCCTCTCCGGAGCCGTACCGGCTGTAGGTGACGCCGTCGGCGTGGAACTGTTGCCAGCCTTCCGTCTCCGCCCCGTCGCTGGACTCCCAGCTCGTCAGCGACCGCTCACCGACGAGGTCGACCATGTGACGGACCGTCATCTCGCCACGCTCGCCCTCGTAATCCGTCCCGCTGTAGCGCCAGGTCGCCGTGAAGCTCCCCGCCTCCCGGAGCGCCTGCTCGCGGTCGGCGGCCGCGAAGCCGTCGGTACCGGTCCCGTCCCCGCCGTCGCTCCCACCCCCTCCGTCGCCGCCGTCGGCTCCACCGCCACCGCCGCTCCCGCCACCGGGGGCGGCGGGACCACTCCCGTCCGTGCAGCCGGCGAGCAACACGAGCACCGCGACGACCAGTACAGCCGCTCTCCTCGCAGTCATGACCGAGGTACGCCGTTCTCGGATATGAACCTATCTCGCGCTCGTTGAACGAACCTCGGGAGTGACGGAGAGAACCACTGGACCCCGTGACGGCTCGGAAGCGACAAGGAGAACCGATAGACCCCGCTACTGCTCGGGACCGACCTTCTCCGTGACGCGGAACCCCTCCGGGGGCGCGAGGACGCCCGCGACGGTGCCCATCGAGTGGACGACCGTCACGAGCGGCGTCAGCGGCAGGACGACGAGCCACTTCAGCTCGCTCGTGCCGTAGTAGACGCCCCCCCGGACGAACCAGAACGCGGTGGCGCCGGCCAGCCCCAGCGAGACGAGCAGGAACAGACCGCCGTAGGCGACCGACACGCCCAGCACCGCCAGCGGGACCGCGACGAGCGTCACGACCGGCGAGAGCGCCCACGCGTAGTTCCGGACGCGGGTCAGCGCCTCGTACCGGGCCGGGAGCATCGAGGCGGCCTGGAGGTTCCCCGCCGCCCAGCGTCGGCGCTGCTGCAGGATCTCGTACAGCGATGGGGGCGCCTCGTTCCGGCAGGTCGCCCGCGATAGCGCGAAGGTCGGGTCGGCCTCCCGGAACGCCGCCCAGACGAAGGCGGTGTCCTCGACGATGGTCTCGCGGTTCCAGGTCACCGCGTCCTCGAGCTCGGCGCGGACGGC from Haloglomus litoreum includes the following:
- a CDS encoding DUF7537 family lipoprotein; its protein translation is MTARRAAVLVVAVLVLLAGCTDGSGPAAPGGGSGGGGGADGGDGGGGSDGGDGTGTDGFAAADREQALREAGSFTATWRYSGTDYEGERGEMTVRHMVDLVGERSLTSWESSDGAETEGWQQFHADGVTYSRYGSGEETVYTSTAGDTDFVATSLAYGGLYDAADTDGLVARGQETFDGVPVTRYEFTEGTSLAWMAAAAGGAGGTDPEALRELDWTYTVLVDGDGLARQETWGWSGTTNDGRAVSFQAEYSITGVGSTAVADPAWLAAAEEASR